The genomic interval CCGGCTGGACCGTCGGGCATCTGATCACCCATCTCGCACGAAACGCCGACAGCCACGCCGACATGCTCGACGCGGCGCGCGACGGTTACGTCGAGGATCAGTACCCGGGTGGCCCGGAGCAGCGGAACACCGCGATCGAGGCCGGCGCCGGCCGCCCGGCGCAGCAGCTGGTCGCCGACGTCGCAGATTCGGTGCGGCGCCTCGAACGAGCCTGGGACGACACCCACGTCAACACCTGGCGCGGCGGCCTCGGCCGGACGAGCACCCAGGGCAGCACCAGCCTCGCGGATCTCGTGTTCCTGCGATGGCGTGAGATCGAGGTCCACCTGGTCGATCTGGGCCTCACCGATCTCGGCGGCCCGAGCTGGGGCGACCTGAGCCCGGCCTACATCGAGGCCGAATGGGCCTGGTCCACCCGCCGCCTGGCGGAACGGCTTCCGTCGGACGTCACGCTCCACCTCACACCAGGGGACCGCCCGTCGCTCACCGCCGGGAAGGGCGCCCGGATCGTCCGGGTCGATGTTCCCGCCGGGGCAGCGCTGCGCTGGATGGCCGGCCGGGCCGAAGGCGACCCCGCCTGGCCTACCTTGGCCACCTGGACCTGAGGAACCGGCGGCCAGCCTCGGTCAGGCCTGTTCCGCGGTCCGTCCGCGGCTTCGCCCACCGTGATCCGTCCGTGTCTCGTCGTTTCGTCCTC from Parafrankia irregularis carries:
- a CDS encoding maleylpyruvate isomerase N-terminal domain-containing protein — encoded protein: MATPSAPHSDSQPVSSSVVLSEPPQPPEYTPSAVPLDRLLGCARAHARLLELLARVDDAIARRPSLLPGWTVGHLITHLARNADSHADMLDAARDGYVEDQYPGGPEQRNTAIEAGAGRPAQQLVADVADSVRRLERAWDDTHVNTWRGGLGRTSTQGSTSLADLVFLRWREIEVHLVDLGLTDLGGPSWGDLSPAYIEAEWAWSTRRLAERLPSDVTLHLTPGDRPSLTAGKGARIVRVDVPAGAALRWMAGRAEGDPAWPTLATWT